A genomic segment from Pediococcus acidilactici encodes:
- a CDS encoding kinase/pyrophosphorylase, with translation MTEKSQTTNVFIISDSVGDTGDQVARAAAAQFLEAHLRFSRYPFTQTISLLDSILKKAEREHAMIFSTFVDPKLNRRTKEFCQEKNLKYFDVLTPAIELFAEETGLTSSNTPGRRHSLNENYFDKISAMEFAVTYDDGKDPAGFLKADIVLLGVSRTSKTPLSLYLANKGYKVANLPLVPKTQIPEEIWQVDRDKIFGLTTTKEVLNGIRRQRMISYGLNPDSSYADMDSINKELQFADDLFKKIGCLVINTANKSIEETATIIMESLA, from the coding sequence ATGACAGAAAAAAGCCAAACTACTAACGTTTTTATTATTTCCGATTCCGTGGGTGACACCGGGGACCAAGTGGCCCGGGCCGCCGCTGCCCAATTTTTAGAGGCCCACTTGCGATTTTCGCGTTACCCCTTCACCCAGACCATCTCTTTATTAGATAGCATTTTAAAAAAAGCTGAACGGGAACACGCAATGATCTTTTCTACCTTTGTAGACCCTAAACTTAACCGGCGCACCAAGGAATTTTGCCAAGAAAAAAATTTGAAATATTTTGACGTTTTAACCCCAGCTATCGAACTTTTTGCTGAAGAAACCGGCTTAACCTCTTCTAACACCCCTGGAAGGCGGCATTCCCTCAACGAAAATTACTTCGACAAAATTTCGGCGATGGAGTTTGCCGTAACCTATGATGACGGCAAAGACCCTGCTGGTTTTTTAAAAGCTGATATTGTACTCCTCGGGGTTTCCCGTACTTCTAAGACACCTCTGTCGCTTTACCTTGCAAATAAGGGTTACAAGGTAGCTAATTTACCTTTAGTACCTAAAACCCAAATTCCAGAAGAAATTTGGCAGGTTGATCGTGACAAGATCTTCGGCTTGACCACCACTAAGGAAGTGCTCAACGGCATCCGACGGCAACGAATGATTTCTTACGGATTGAATCCCGATTCTTCTTACGCCGATATGGATAGTATCAATAAGGAACTTCAGTTTGCCGACGACCTCTTTAAAAAAATTGGCTGTCTAGTAATTAATACGGCAAATAAATCAATTGAAGAAACCGCAACGATTATTATGGAAAGTCTGGCATAA
- a CDS encoding deoxyribonuclease IV, producing MIIGSHVSMSGKKMFLGSVETSVANGANALMIYTGAPQNTRRKPIEELKIAEGRALYQQHNFQATVIHAPYIVNLGNTLKPANFKFAVEFLREEVQRADALGASQLVLHPGAHVGAGADAAIASIIEGLNQIITPEQRVQIALETMAGKGTEVATNFEQIRQIIDGVTHAEKLSVCFDTCHTNDAGYDVKNHFDDVLAEFDRIIGLERLGVIHLNDSKNELGSHKDRHANLGFGTIGFEALYRIAHDQRLAEVPKILETPQVKDPDGKKHAPYRLEIQMLKSGDFDPDLLTKVMHE from the coding sequence ATGATCATCGGATCACACGTAAGCATGAGTGGCAAAAAAATGTTTCTAGGTTCCGTAGAAACTAGCGTTGCCAACGGCGCCAACGCATTAATGATTTATACCGGGGCACCCCAAAATACTCGGCGTAAACCAATTGAGGAACTAAAAATCGCGGAAGGTCGAGCGCTTTACCAACAACACAATTTTCAAGCCACGGTCATCCATGCTCCGTACATTGTAAATTTAGGGAACACCTTAAAGCCCGCGAATTTTAAATTTGCGGTTGAGTTTTTACGGGAAGAAGTTCAACGAGCAGACGCGTTGGGAGCTAGCCAACTAGTACTCCATCCGGGAGCCCACGTCGGGGCGGGAGCGGATGCGGCGATCGCATCGATTATCGAAGGTCTTAACCAAATCATTACGCCGGAACAACGAGTTCAAATTGCATTAGAAACAATGGCCGGGAAGGGTACCGAAGTTGCCACAAATTTTGAACAAATTCGACAAATCATTGACGGGGTAACCCACGCTGAAAAATTGTCGGTATGCTTTGATACATGCCATACTAACGATGCAGGCTACGACGTAAAGAATCACTTTGATGATGTGCTAGCTGAATTTGACCGAATAATTGGGTTAGAACGGTTGGGAGTAATCCACTTAAACGACTCGAAAAACGAACTGGGGAGTCACAAGGACCGACATGCCAACCTTGGATTCGGGACAATTGGTTTTGAAGCCTTGTATCGCATTGCTCACGATCAACGCTTAGCGGAGGTTCCAAAGATTTTGGAAACCCCACAAGTTAAGGATCCGGATGGCAAGAAGCACGCCCCATACCGGCTTGAAATCCAAATGCTCAAATCTGGTGACTTTGATCCTGATTTATTAACGAAGGTTATGCATGAGTAG
- a CDS encoding CDP-glycerol glycerophosphotransferase family protein → MRKLKQVLKIIIRYGLILVNDCLIQLPVHRGRVLFESFNGKGLTDNPKAIYDELLQEYPNRRPGLIWGVKGEFYQEMVTRFPEAHVVKRWSFAWLWASATAEYWIFNSRMPTWWKKNRQTTYVQTWHGTPLKHLALDMDQVKLPGNSRERYLKEFVRESDRWDYLVAANQYSADIFKRAFSFHHHFLKTGYPRNDVLFQQNNTSTIAQLKQKIIGRPDCRVVTYAPTWREDDFIKVGQYHFRWHFDLGEMLQVLPEDVVLLVRPHYLVTDHIDVSGFEDRVVVDSTSDMSEIYLITDLLITDYSSVMFDFANLRRPMLFFAYDLDYYRDDLRGFYFDYYHELPGPIATTAPELLQEVRKLAQNDFAILDWQQFDRFAQRFVQWEQGDAAQQIIKKIHYGRN, encoded by the coding sequence ATGCGTAAGTTGAAACAAGTACTTAAAATTATAATTCGATACGGGCTAATTCTGGTTAACGACTGTTTGATTCAGTTGCCAGTGCATCGAGGAAGGGTATTATTTGAAAGTTTTAATGGTAAGGGGTTAACGGATAACCCGAAGGCCATTTACGATGAATTGCTTCAGGAATATCCAAATCGACGGCCTGGATTAATTTGGGGAGTTAAGGGCGAGTTTTACCAAGAAATGGTCACCCGGTTTCCGGAAGCTCACGTCGTTAAACGTTGGTCGTTTGCGTGGCTTTGGGCTTCGGCCACTGCAGAATATTGGATTTTTAATTCGCGAATGCCGACCTGGTGGAAAAAGAATCGGCAAACCACTTACGTGCAGACCTGGCACGGGACGCCGTTAAAGCACCTCGCTTTAGATATGGACCAAGTCAAACTCCCTGGAAACAGTCGGGAACGTTACCTAAAAGAGTTTGTTAGGGAATCGGATCGTTGGGACTACTTGGTGGCGGCCAACCAGTACTCGGCAGACATTTTCAAGCGGGCGTTTAGTTTTCACCACCATTTTTTAAAAACCGGTTACCCGCGTAACGACGTGCTATTTCAACAAAATAATACCTCTACAATTGCCCAATTGAAGCAAAAAATTATTGGTAGGCCGGATTGTCGGGTAGTTACTTACGCACCAACTTGGCGGGAGGATGATTTTATTAAGGTGGGACAGTACCACTTTCGTTGGCATTTTGATTTAGGAGAAATGCTGCAAGTTCTCCCAGAAGACGTAGTTCTACTAGTGCGTCCCCACTACCTAGTAACGGACCATATTGATGTTTCAGGATTTGAGGACCGAGTTGTCGTAGATTCTACTAGTGACATGAGTGAAATCTATTTAATTACCGATTTACTGATTACCGATTATTCCTCGGTAATGTTTGACTTTGCTAATTTACGGCGTCCGATGCTATTTTTCGCCTACGATCTGGATTACTACCGGGATGACCTTCGGGGTTTTTATTTCGATTATTACCATGAATTGCCCGGACCGATAGCGACCACGGCGCCCGAGTTATTACAAGAAGTTCGCAAGTTAGCGCAAAATGACTTTGCTATTTTGGATTGGCAGCAGTTTGACCGATTCGCCCAGCGTTTTGTGCAGTGGGAGCAAGGCGATGCAGCGCAACAAATTATTAAGAAAATCCACTACGGGAGGAATTAA
- a CDS encoding CDP-glycerol glycerophosphotransferase family protein, with protein sequence MKKFYLLLVRLVDWLFQRRPARFKIAYFMSFTGNTKFIKQLTAHFGKDAVLLVYEPAVNTEVQRLKKAGVVCHTLEFRKFQITSFVRGIRAARVALFDNYYPELSAVAKLKEQYFIQIWHANGAIKAFGWEDPSTYHRSPADQQRFQQVYDSFDEIVVGSAKMAEVFQRSWKVGPAKLAEIGYPRSDQYFDEDWIKKARTKVFQYHPRFKKQRVLLYAPTYRKDVTFKLPANWSQLEVPEDAVLVVRLHPHLSELEQQLVANSPARVVTVDRRVTTQELLCVADTVITDYSSIAFDFSLLDNANAVIFFTYDLAQFEQTVGIQASFKQMFFNELIGDVAELNAALQNHHSSKNSLRKINQQWNELNDGHAGTRLIQQIEGILTNA encoded by the coding sequence TTGAAGAAGTTTTATTTACTACTAGTGCGGCTGGTAGATTGGTTGTTCCAACGACGGCCAGCGCGATTTAAAATTGCCTACTTTATGAGTTTTACGGGCAACACCAAGTTTATTAAGCAGCTAACCGCTCACTTTGGTAAGGATGCGGTACTGCTGGTTTACGAACCGGCTGTAAATACAGAGGTACAACGTTTAAAAAAAGCTGGGGTGGTTTGTCACACTCTTGAGTTTCGAAAATTCCAAATAACTAGTTTTGTTAGGGGAATCCGGGCTGCCCGGGTTGCCCTATTTGATAATTATTATCCCGAATTGAGTGCGGTTGCCAAATTAAAGGAACAGTACTTTATTCAAATCTGGCACGCTAATGGAGCGATTAAGGCGTTTGGTTGGGAAGATCCTAGCACGTATCACCGTTCACCAGCTGACCAGCAACGGTTTCAACAAGTTTACGATAGCTTTGACGAAATTGTGGTGGGTTCCGCTAAAATGGCGGAAGTGTTTCAGCGAAGTTGGAAGGTGGGGCCGGCCAAGCTTGCCGAGATTGGCTATCCACGTTCCGACCAGTACTTTGACGAGGATTGGATAAAAAAGGCGCGCACCAAAGTCTTTCAATACCACCCACGGTTTAAAAAACAACGGGTACTTCTATACGCCCCAACGTACCGCAAGGACGTCACGTTTAAATTACCTGCGAACTGGTCGCAATTAGAAGTTCCCGAAGATGCCGTCTTAGTGGTCCGGTTGCATCCTCATTTAAGTGAGTTAGAACAACAACTAGTGGCAAATTCACCAGCTCGGGTTGTTACGGTTGACCGTCGCGTTACCACTCAAGAGTTGCTATGCGTTGCGGATACGGTAATTACTGATTATTCTTCAATTGCGTTTGACTTTAGTTTACTGGACAATGCCAATGCGGTGATTTTTTTTACGTATGATCTTGCGCAATTCGAGCAAACGGTGGGCATCCAAGCAAGTTTTAAACAAATGTTTTTCAACGAATTAATTGGGGACGTGGCGGAATTGAACGCGGCGCTTCAGAACCACCATTCTAGTAAAAATAGCCTGCGAAAAATAAACCAACAGTGGAACGAGTTGAATGATGGACATGCCGGTACCCGATTGATTCAGCAAATTGAAGGGATTTTGACGAATGCGTAA
- a CDS encoding YitT family protein produces MGHQINKIVKRHQYVARISTAFIYAVLVSIAMNLFWTPGHIYASGVTGAAQVAATVLKRFFSMDVSVAILLFALNVPLFVLAWKAISPRFTIFTIISVGLASIMIKWIHPVTLTTDPIICALFGGAVNGYGTGLALKSGISTGGLDILGITILRKTGHSIGNINIAFNILIVTAAGFLYGWPYAFYSAIGLIVNAKVMDMTYTRQQKMQVMIITDRPKSVIDSIQNNMRRGITIVHGAEGAYNHKEKTVLFTIVSRYEMPELEAAMEVSDPHAFVSITDTIKILGHFYEPTL; encoded by the coding sequence ATGGGTCATCAGATAAATAAAATTGTTAAACGGCATCAATACGTTGCACGAATTTCTACAGCGTTTATTTACGCAGTGTTAGTTTCGATCGCGATGAATTTATTTTGGACACCGGGGCACATTTACGCTTCTGGAGTTACGGGAGCGGCACAGGTAGCGGCAACAGTTTTGAAACGATTTTTTTCGATGGATGTTTCGGTCGCCATTTTGCTTTTCGCCTTAAACGTCCCGCTATTTGTGTTAGCTTGGAAGGCGATTAGTCCGCGTTTTACTATATTTACCATTATCTCGGTTGGGTTAGCCAGTATCATGATTAAATGGATCCATCCGGTCACGTTGACTACCGACCCAATTATTTGTGCCCTCTTTGGTGGAGCGGTCAACGGATACGGCACGGGGTTGGCACTTAAAAGTGGAATTTCAACCGGAGGATTAGATATTTTAGGGATCACGATTCTTCGAAAAACGGGCCACAGCATCGGAAATATCAACATTGCCTTTAATATTTTGATTGTGACGGCCGCGGGTTTCTTATACGGTTGGCCTTACGCGTTTTATTCCGCAATCGGCTTAATTGTTAATGCAAAGGTGATGGACATGACCTATACGCGGCAACAAAAAATGCAGGTGATGATTATTACGGATCGGCCTAAGAGCGTAATTGATAGTATCCAAAATAATATGCGACGGGGGATTACCATTGTCCACGGGGCGGAAGGTGCCTATAACCATAAGGAAAAGACGGTTCTCTTTACGATTGTTTCGCGGTATGAAATGCCGGAGCTAGAAGCGGCGATGGAGGTTTCCGATCCCCACGCTTTCGTAAGTATCACGGATACGATTAAAATTCTGGGTCACTTTTACGAGCCGACCTTATAA
- the aspS gene encoding aspartate--tRNA ligase: MKRTTYAGLVDQQYLDQTVTLKGWVQKRRNLGQLIFIDLRDREGIVQLVFSNEFSADALAVADQLRSEYVIEITGVVKQRKPKDVNPKMKTGEIEVEVHEAKILNKAKTPPFDIEDGVNASDELKMKYRYLDLRRPEMLKGLKIRNRITQAVHSYLDEQGFLDIETPDLTKSTPEGARDYLVPSRVYPGHFYALPQSPQLFKQLLMGAGIDRYYQLARCFRDEDLRGDRQPEFTQIDLETSFLTAEEIQDITEGLIARVMKDTLDIDVKLPFDRISWQESMDRFGTDQPDVRFGMELKDISEIVADSEFKVFSGAVANGGVVKAIAVPDGAAKLSRKEIDKLAKYVERFGAKGLAWLKITDQGFSGPVAKFFDEATEKQIMAKTGAKVGDLLLFAADRKKVVADTLGYLRVELAKRFDLIDEDQFAFLWVVDWPLFEYDEGDERWVAAHHPFTMPNEEDLHYLDEGEDPHKAHAQSYDIILNGLELGGGSIRINTREVQEKMLKALGFTLEKANDQFGYLLTALDYGFPPHGGLAIGLDRFARLLAKRDNIRDVIAFPKNSKASEPMTEAPTPVSEEQLAELSLDVDVRKPEK; this comes from the coding sequence ATGAAGAGAACAACGTATGCGGGATTAGTTGATCAACAATATCTTGATCAAACCGTTACCCTCAAAGGCTGGGTACAAAAGAGACGTAATTTAGGACAATTGATTTTTATTGATTTACGGGACCGGGAAGGGATCGTTCAATTAGTTTTTAGTAATGAATTTTCAGCGGATGCCCTTGCCGTTGCGGACCAATTACGTAGTGAATACGTAATTGAAATTACCGGGGTGGTTAAACAACGTAAGCCCAAGGACGTTAACCCAAAGATGAAGACGGGTGAAATTGAAGTCGAAGTTCACGAAGCTAAGATTTTAAACAAGGCTAAAACTCCCCCGTTCGATATTGAAGACGGGGTGAACGCATCTGACGAATTGAAGATGAAGTACCGTTACCTAGATTTACGTCGTCCAGAAATGCTGAAAGGTCTCAAAATTCGGAATCGAATCACTCAGGCGGTACACAGCTACCTAGATGAACAAGGCTTCTTAGATATTGAAACACCAGATCTAACTAAGTCGACTCCGGAAGGGGCACGGGATTACCTAGTACCTTCCCGGGTTTATCCAGGTCACTTTTATGCTTTGCCACAATCGCCACAACTTTTCAAACAATTACTGATGGGAGCGGGAATTGACCGTTACTACCAATTGGCACGCTGCTTCCGTGACGAAGATTTACGTGGGGATCGCCAACCTGAATTTACTCAAATTGACTTAGAAACTAGTTTTTTGACTGCTGAAGAAATTCAGGACATTACCGAAGGACTAATTGCCCGGGTAATGAAGGATACTTTAGATATCGACGTTAAACTACCATTTGATCGGATTTCCTGGCAAGAATCGATGGACCGTTTTGGTACTGATCAACCCGACGTACGCTTTGGAATGGAACTAAAGGATATCAGTGAAATTGTTGCTGATTCTGAGTTTAAGGTGTTTAGTGGAGCAGTTGCAAACGGCGGGGTAGTAAAAGCAATTGCCGTCCCTGATGGGGCTGCTAAACTTTCTCGGAAGGAAATTGATAAACTTGCTAAATACGTAGAACGTTTCGGCGCGAAGGGCTTGGCTTGGTTGAAGATTACGGACCAAGGCTTTAGCGGACCAGTGGCGAAGTTCTTCGATGAAGCTACTGAAAAGCAAATTATGGCTAAGACGGGTGCTAAGGTAGGCGACTTGCTATTATTTGCCGCGGATCGCAAGAAAGTGGTTGCGGATACGTTAGGTTACTTACGGGTAGAACTTGCTAAACGCTTCGACCTCATCGACGAAGACCAATTTGCATTCCTATGGGTCGTAGATTGGCCGCTCTTTGAATACGATGAAGGTGACGAACGCTGGGTTGCGGCACACCATCCGTTTACCATGCCTAACGAAGAGGACTTGCATTATCTAGACGAGGGTGAAGATCCTCATAAAGCACACGCACAAAGCTATGACATCATCTTAAATGGTTTGGAACTTGGGGGTGGCTCCATCCGGATCAACACCCGTGAAGTTCAAGAAAAGATGCTAAAGGCCCTTGGATTTACGTTAGAAAAAGCCAACGACCAGTTTGGTTACTTGCTTACGGCGTTGGACTACGGTTTCCCACCACATGGCGGACTTGCAATCGGGTTGGACCGCTTTGCTCGTTTGCTAGCTAAACGGGATAATATTCGAGACGTAATCGCCTTTCCAAAGAATTCTAAGGCTTCAGAGCCAATGACGGAAGCACCAACTCCGGTATCGGAAGAACAGTTGGCAGAACTATCTTTGGACGTTGACGTGCGTAAACCCGAAAAATAA
- the hisS gene encoding histidine--tRNA ligase, translated as MKYQKPKGTADILPPYSKEWQFVEQKARETFALYNYEEIRTPMFEKFEVFSRSAGDTSDIVTKEMYDFDDKGGRHIALRPEGTAGVVRAFVENKLYGPEHQKPVKVYYMGPMFRYERPQSGRLREFHQIGVEAFGSDSPKIDVDTITMAMDFLSQLKVAGLKLVINTLGDQASRQQYRQALIDYLEPHYEELSDDSKERLHKNPLRVLDSKDATDQAIVKDAPSILDYLTEDAQKHFTQVKEQLDALEIPYVIDSSMVRGLDYYNHTIFEIMVADSALGKGDVTVCAGGRYNGLVKELGGPEVSGVGFGLGVERLLLLLNEQTQAALQASRLDFYVVGIGEAVQTETLKIVHELRKMDFVTEQDYLERKPKAQFKSADKLNARYVITVGEAEMQAHVFKLKEMATGTEKTLSLDELKDLKNDLK; from the coding sequence ATGAAGTATCAAAAGCCTAAGGGGACGGCGGATATTCTCCCGCCATACTCCAAAGAATGGCAATTTGTTGAACAAAAAGCGCGGGAAACCTTTGCGCTTTATAATTATGAAGAAATTCGGACACCGATGTTTGAAAAATTCGAAGTCTTTTCGCGTAGTGCGGGGGATACTTCGGATATCGTTACAAAAGAAATGTACGATTTTGACGACAAGGGTGGTCGGCACATTGCCTTGCGCCCCGAAGGTACTGCTGGGGTAGTCCGGGCTTTCGTGGAAAATAAGTTGTACGGTCCTGAACACCAAAAACCAGTTAAGGTTTACTACATGGGGCCAATGTTCCGTTATGAACGTCCCCAATCCGGACGGTTACGCGAATTCCACCAAATTGGGGTCGAAGCCTTCGGTAGTGACAGTCCTAAAATCGACGTAGACACCATTACCATGGCAATGGACTTCCTTAGTCAATTAAAAGTCGCGGGCTTAAAGCTGGTAATTAACACCCTCGGTGACCAAGCCAGTCGGCAACAATACCGGCAAGCTTTAATCGATTACTTAGAGCCGCACTACGAAGAACTCAGTGATGATTCTAAGGAACGGTTACATAAAAATCCGTTGCGGGTTCTAGACAGTAAGGACGCGACTGATCAAGCAATCGTTAAGGATGCTCCAAGCATTTTAGACTATCTAACTGAAGACGCACAGAAGCATTTTACTCAAGTAAAGGAACAACTTGATGCCCTGGAAATTCCGTACGTGATTGATTCATCAATGGTGCGGGGGTTGGATTACTATAATCACACCATTTTTGAAATTATGGTGGCTGATTCTGCCCTTGGAAAGGGTGACGTTACCGTTTGTGCGGGAGGTCGTTATAACGGGTTAGTTAAGGAATTAGGCGGCCCGGAAGTTTCTGGAGTTGGCTTTGGTTTAGGTGTGGAACGGCTTTTATTGCTGTTAAATGAACAAACTCAAGCAGCATTACAAGCTAGTCGCCTAGATTTCTACGTGGTGGGCATTGGCGAAGCTGTCCAAACCGAAACCCTTAAGATTGTTCACGAATTGCGTAAAATGGATTTCGTTACCGAACAAGATTATTTGGAACGGAAGCCAAAGGCGCAGTTTAAGTCAGCAGACAAGCTTAACGCTCGTTATGTAATTACGGTGGGTGAAGCTGAAATGCAAGCGCACGTCTTCAAGCTAAAGGAAATGGCGACGGGGACGGAAAAGACCTTATCACTTGATGAATTAAAAGATTTAAAAAATGATTTAAAGTAA
- a CDS encoding N-acetylmuramoyl-L-alanine amidase, producing the protein MNKEIIFNFIKRNTLQIIISVGFLIAAILVIVPLFSTESVYVGLDQVAIRSSPTRTAKQVGTLDQYQKVTVVSKNNDWYRVRFDDTKTGWIPTWITNRTFKKGQKETPLAESKIVLDPGHGGVDSGALAINQKHQEKKYTLRTSQTIQQTLKNAGAKVIMTRDDDAFVELAKRPQIANQVKADAFISIHYDSADVDNSGTGDTTYYYHDNGSIQLAEAINHQLIKSVPLYNRGVKFANYQVLRDNRRPAILIEGGYINTKDDFKLISSASYPQKVATAVRKGLENYLAK; encoded by the coding sequence ATGAACAAAGAGATTATTTTTAACTTCATTAAACGAAACACCTTACAAATTATTATATCGGTCGGCTTCCTCATTGCCGCAATTTTAGTAATCGTTCCCCTATTTAGTACTGAAAGTGTCTACGTGGGACTTGATCAAGTTGCCATTCGTAGTTCACCCACTCGTACAGCTAAACAAGTGGGCACTTTGGACCAGTACCAGAAGGTGACCGTGGTTAGCAAAAATAACGATTGGTACCGGGTGCGCTTTGACGATACGAAAACCGGTTGGATTCCTACTTGGATCACTAATCGCACCTTTAAAAAGGGACAAAAGGAAACTCCGTTGGCCGAATCTAAAATCGTTCTCGACCCTGGGCATGGTGGTGTCGATTCGGGTGCCTTAGCCATTAACCAAAAGCATCAAGAGAAAAAATATACGTTGCGGACCTCGCAAACCATCCAACAAACCCTTAAAAATGCTGGTGCAAAGGTTATTATGACTCGCGATGATGATGCCTTCGTGGAATTAGCTAAGCGTCCTCAGATCGCTAACCAAGTTAAGGCGGACGCCTTTATCAGTATTCATTACGATTCAGCTGACGTAGATAACTCGGGAACTGGAGATACCACCTACTATTATCATGACAATGGTTCAATCCAGTTAGCCGAAGCAATTAACCATCAGCTGATTAAGTCAGTTCCTTTATATAACCGGGGCGTTAAATTTGCTAATTATCAAGTGCTACGTGATAACCGCCGCCCAGCAATTTTGATTGAGGGTGGATACATTAACACTAAAGACGATTTCAAGCTAATTTCAAGTGCCAGTTACCCACAAAAGGTCGCTACCGCCGTCCGCAAAGGACTAGAAAACTACTTGGCTAAGTAG
- a CDS encoding HAD-IA family hydrolase: MDVFYDFDGTLFDTYPVMVAAFAEAAQQAGLAVNQREVYEQMRQHSLGFAINAIAEPNRLDAGEFKRTFRQIETPRLSECRPFSNVKELLAQIATQGGRNFLLTHRNQAALDLLQKYGLQEYFTDFVTGDQDFPRKPDPASLNYLINKHQVNQKAAYMIGDRNLDIDAAHHAAIKGILFDPDQLINVTSAPEFTSTSFAAIRDYLAK, encoded by the coding sequence ATGGATGTCTTTTATGATTTTGACGGAACTTTATTTGATACCTATCCCGTGATGGTGGCGGCGTTTGCGGAGGCCGCTCAACAAGCCGGTTTAGCAGTCAACCAACGGGAAGTATATGAACAAATGCGCCAACATTCCTTAGGATTTGCAATCAACGCGATTGCCGAACCAAATCGGCTAGATGCTGGTGAATTTAAGCGGACTTTTCGTCAAATAGAAACCCCCCGACTAAGTGAATGTCGCCCGTTTTCTAACGTCAAAGAATTGTTAGCCCAAATCGCTACGCAAGGGGGGCGGAACTTTTTATTAACCCATCGCAACCAGGCCGCACTTGATTTACTTCAAAAGTATGGGTTGCAAGAGTACTTTACTGATTTCGTAACCGGAGACCAAGATTTTCCCCGGAAGCCAGATCCGGCTTCTTTAAACTACTTGATTAACAAACATCAGGTTAACCAAAAAGCAGCGTACATGATTGGTGATCGAAATTTAGATATCGATGCCGCACATCACGCTGCTATTAAGGGGATTTTATTTGATCCGGACCAACTGATAAACGTAACTAGTGCCCCAGAATTTACGAGCACTAGTTTTGCTGCCATTAGGGACTACTTAGCCAAGTAG
- the dtd gene encoding D-aminoacyl-tRNA deacylase, with the protein MRVVVQRVKRAQVTIAERSVGKIDQGLMLLVAFNDQDTTADLDYAVRKIANLRIFENDEGKMDWSITDVGGAILSVSQFTLFASTKKGNRPSFTKSGNPETASRLYDEFNQRLTQTGIPVQTGEFGADMQVELVNDGPVTIILDTQNKE; encoded by the coding sequence ATGAGAGTAGTAGTTCAAAGAGTAAAGCGGGCTCAAGTCACGATTGCAGAACGCTCGGTCGGTAAAATTGACCAAGGCTTGATGCTGCTGGTCGCTTTCAATGACCAAGATACCACGGCAGATTTGGATTATGCCGTACGTAAAATTGCTAATTTACGAATTTTTGAGAACGACGAAGGTAAGATGGACTGGTCAATCACTGACGTTGGGGGAGCGATTCTATCGGTTTCCCAATTCACCCTATTTGCTTCTACTAAAAAGGGTAATCGACCTAGCTTTACCAAGTCGGGTAATCCCGAAACTGCCAGTCGGCTTTATGACGAGTTTAACCAACGCCTTACGCAAACCGGAATTCCAGTTCAAACTGGTGAATTTGGTGCAGACATGCAGGTTGAACTAGTTAACGACGGCCCGGTGACCATTATTTTAGATACGCAAAACAAGGAATAA